The window CGGGGACCTTGACCAGGCCCAGTTCTCCCGCGAGGCCCCACAGGGCCTGTTTCACCGCGCTCTTGTTCTCCAGTTCGTGGATGCGGCCCGCGTCCACGACGCTCTGCAGTTCCTTGAAGTTGGCGGGGACGACGGTGGCGGCGACCGCCGTGCCGGTGATCTTCTGGATCAGGGGCGGCTGGATCTCCGTACCGCGGCTGTGCCGGTTGACGACGACGGTCGTCTCCTCGGCCTTGCGGATCTGCAGCCGGTCCCACATCCGTACCGCCCGTTTGGCGCCCCGTACGGCGACCACGTCCGGCGTGGTGACGAGCAGGGCCCGGTCCGCCATCTCCACGGCCGCCGCGCCCGCGCCGCCGAGCTGGGCGCCGCAGTCGATGACGACGATCTCGTAGCGGGAGCGCAGGGCGCTGACGATCTGGCGGGCGGCGCGGTCGGTGACGTCCTCGCCGCGCTCCCCCTCGGCCGGGGCGAGCAGCAGGGCGAGGCCGGTGTCGTGACGGAAGACCGCGTCGGCCAGAACGCGCGGGGAGATGTCCGTGATGGCGGCCAGGTCGACGACGGAGCGGCGGAACTGGACGTCGAGGTAGGAGGCGATGTCGCCGGTCTGGAGGTCCATGTCGACCAGGGCGGTGCTGCGGCCGGAGGCCTGGGCTGCCAGGGCGAGCTGGATGGCGGTCAGGGTGGCTCCGGTGCCGCCCTTGGCGCCGCTGACGGTGACGACGGTGCCTCCGACGCCGGTGAAGACGTCGCCGCCGGCGCCCAGGTGCCGCCGTACGCCCACGGACCACTGGGCGACCGCCTGGACGCGGC of the Streptomyces koelreuteriae genome contains:
- a CDS encoding AAA family ATPase, with the protein product MPTRILPAVGEADAVRSITTLLSQLPDAEPVAPVGDSTQLIDTLARLAAESVDELPEVVVVHERIGPVPALELIREVALRFPAVGVILVTSDASPGLFQAAMDYGARGLVALPLSYEELASRVQAVAQWSVGVRRHLGAGGDVFTGVGGTVVTVSGAKGGTGATLTAIQLALAAQASGRSTALVDMDLQTGDIASYLDVQFRRSVVDLAAITDISPRVLADAVFRHDTGLALLLAPAEGERGEDVTDRAARQIVSALRSRYEIVVIDCGAQLGGAGAAAVEMADRALLVTTPDVVAVRGAKRAVRMWDRLQIRKAEETTVVVNRHSRGTEIQPPLIQKITGTAVAATVVPANFKELQSVVDAGRIHELENKSAVKQALWGLAGELGLVKVPDGAQKGGRGFRGGDRGSVSFRRRREG